The DNA window GAACTCAAATTTTGAGCCTTACCAAACGTTTCTTAATTTTCCAGATCAAAGTGGTGAAGTTCTCTTACATGTGGACCATCAACAACTTCAGCTTTTGTCGTGAGGAGATGGGTGAGGTCATCAAAAGCTCCACCTTCTCTTCTGGGGCCAATGACAAGTTGAAATGGTGGGTGGGCCAAGAGAGCTTAATTTGTTTTACCATAGTGAAACACCGCTGTTTTTAATCTTGTGAAAGTGGACTgttaaaaacccccaaaaaagaccaaaaaaagtCCCATCATATGTGATTAGAGCTAACACGAGTACAGTAATATTCATCCAGAACATTTTGAGCTCCATCTTCACTATTGCACCCTCCTCCATCAACAGGTGTTTGAGAGTGAATCCCAAGGGCCTGGATGAAGAGAGCAAAGACTACCTGTCTCTCTACCTGCTGCTGGTCAGCTGTCCAAAGGCAGAAGTGCGCGCCAAGTTCAAGTTCTCCATCCTCAATGCCAAGGGAGAGGAGACCAAAGCCATGGGTGAGTTGGCTTGGTAGTATAAACCTTTCACTGTAACAAAGCGTcatattttaagattttaaagtCACACTTGATGTGAACTTGGATGTGTGCAGAAAGCCAGAGAGCGTATCGCTTTGTCCAGGGGAAAGACTGGGGCTTCAAAAAGTTCATCCGGAGAGATTTCCTCCTGGATGAGGCCAACGGACTCCTGCCTGATGATAAGCTCACGCTCTTCTGTGAGGTACACTGCATATCCATGTTGGTTTACATTTGTCCTCATGATGCAATATAGTTTTATCTTAAAATATTccattatttcaattattttgttgtaGGTTAGTGTGGTGCAGGACTCTGTTAACATATCTGGGCAGAACACCATGAATATGGTGAAGGTTCCTGACTGTCGGTTAGCAGATGAGCTGGGGGGCCTGTGGGAGAACTCCCGCTTCACAGACTGCTCCCTGTGTGTGGCCGGCCAGGAGTTTCAGGCCCACAAAGCCATCCTGGCAGGTACAGACACGAGTCAGACACACCCCTCTTGCTATCTTATGTCTTTTTGTAGCTGCAGTTTGAAATTCTTaattgcatctgtgtgtgtgggcgttACGCATGTGTGTATACATTTAATATCTTTAGTCTAGCTTTTTGATCCCAGGATTACTCACTtatgaatgtttttgtcattgccCTAATGTCCTTTCATATCATTTCTTTCAGCACGCTCCCCTGTGTTCAGCGCCATGTTTGAGCATGAGATGGAAGAAAGTAAAAAGGTGAGCCCAAGGTCCCAAAGCTTGTTTTAttcttgaaattaaattttttctgttcttcagtgacacagaggctcatttttttccccccagcagTTTGGAGGGTTTAAAGTGAGTGAAGGATTGCTCTGTCAAACGGCTGCACTGTAAGGTTATTTAATGATAATAGGGAACAGTAATGAAATTGTCCTGCTGTACTTCAGAGCTGGGATTCATCCTTCACTGACAAAGTTTCAGAGGCAAAGAATCATTTTTTCAGTTGTGCACATATTACTGTCAGAATAGAACCTGCAGGAGAAGCTGCTCACATGTTTGTCTCACCTATAGCTGCTTACCCGCCTTGTGGGTCACAGTATAGCAAAATATCTGGTATTAACATTAGCATTACCAGTATTAATTCCTTGTTTACTGTCACCATTACAAACATGAACtcttaatgataaaaataaaatgatttatatttgattatatttgaaTGTGTTCTCTATCAAAATCTGATATGACTTTATATTAAAGTGGTTTACTTTATGTTCTACTGCAACAGTTTCAGCAAGTAAGAGTGAATAATCACGCAGGTTGGGAATTTAAATATAAGATTCACACTTACAGTATAAACGGGAAAAGTatatctgtttaaaaaatgactttacCTCTTTGGCTGCAAGATCACTTAAGATGCACGTACTTTATATAAAATCGTTTTGCTTGTAATGACGTTTATAGTTCTAAGCCAGAAATATTCATGAAATGATTGCACCTCTGACAAGTGTCTCTGCTTGACAGTTGCTGCTGCTGATACTAGTTATCTCAAAGACCCAAAGGAAGTACACATTCcacagagaaaatatgaatgatACTTATCCTATTTTATTAGGTAGCACTGATTAATCTCAGGTGTTGTGGAGatataaattatacatttttacaattttgtttattcatttgaaCTCATTTCTATTAGTCAGCAAAGCAAATTGGAGAATATGGGGTAGGTCAATCTCAAATTCAGGTGAAACGCTTTAATCCAAATATTCCTTCTGTCAGAATCGAGTGGAGATCAACGATGTGGAGCCAGAGGTTTTCAAAGAGATGATGTGCTTCATTTACACGGACAAGGCTCCCAATTTGGACAAGATGGCTGATGATTTGCTGGCAGCAGCTGACAAGGTAATACAAAAATGTATATTACAAAGATTTCCAGCTGTGCATGGATTTTGTTAGTCAAGTGGAGATAGCGATGCTTGGTTAAAATGGCCAGATATTAATTTACATCTGAAGGATTCAATGTCATGAGAACATCATGACATTAAACACTGGTGTTAATATAACGGTCTTAtatttaattagattattttaagcttttttgttttcattctatATACCAGGTAAGCAGGAGCTCTTCTGTTTGAAGCGTGATATTAGAAACCAATGTCGCTGTCATTCTTAAATAGAACTGATGTGTAAATGCTGCGTGAACATGAAAGAAGACGGGGGAGTGTACCGATGTTGTGTCCTCTGTCGTTCAGTATGCCCTTGAGAGACTGAAGGTCATGTGTGAGGACGCACTGTGCACCAGTCTGTCTGTGGAAAACGCTGCCGAGATCCTCATCCTGGCCGATCTTCACAGCGCCGACCAGCTCAAAACTCAGGCTGTCGACTTCATTAACTAGTGAGTTGACAAGCAGACGGAAGCTCATCCTCTCTGCTATCGTGTCACCAGCACCTTCTTAGAAACTCACAGCTCCTCAAGGGTCAGAACATTCTTtctctgttgttgtgtttttgtgttacttCTTCTTTATCCTGTCATCATTACTGATAATACAAGGGGTCAGTCTCACcctctctcatttttttttgccatctcaGTTAATTAAATTTTAGTTGTCTTCCCCATGGATCTGTCAGACTGGCTGAGAGATCAGGGCAACCTGACTCGATACCTTCTGTGTTAAGTTAGTGTTTAAAATGCTGAATAGTATTCAGTTTTGTTTCCTTGTCAGTGattcacatacagtatctttgtctgtttgtctgtcagaTCTCCTCACTCTACATTTAATATAGGCTCATTATTAGGCCATGATAACCctaagatatactgtatatatgatgTTTCCTGTggttatatattaatataattattgATAATTATTGATATGACTGTTTTCTTTCGTGACATTTAGAGACAATGATATCTTTAGAACTTcaagtagaaaataaattagTTGGTTCAAGTTTGTAGCATTTAATAGGTATCTTCTACTTCGACACGTTTTCTCCGCATGATTAACACTTACTGACATCATGAGACTGTAAGAGGGGAAAAGTGTCCTTCAAGTTTATGTGCTTTTCCTCCCTGTAAGATTACATTGTATGTTGCAGGAAGGAAACCCCCGAGTTGCGATCTCAATGTTCTAAATGAGGAAGCAAATTAATTTCCCTCATCCCCCACAATAGCATCTGGATTGTTCATTCAACGAGCTCATCCTCAAGTTAAATCCTACTTTAAATGCGTTTGTTAACGGCTAATTGTAATTCTGATTTCTTTCTAAATAATAGTTTTCTTATCCAGAAAATGTAGTCATCCTTCCACTTAagaatatatatacactataaatACTCAAGAAAATAACCTTATATTAAGTGAAAATGACCTAATGAGTGTTGTTCAATGATCTGTTTTCCAGCCACGCTGCAGAGGTGATGGAGACAGCAGGTTGGAAGTCCATGGTAGCGTCTCATCCACACCTGGTGGCCGAAGCTTATCGCTCCCTGGCTTCAGCCCAGTGCCCTTTTCTTGGACCCCCACGCAAGCGCCTCAAACAATCTTAACTGCCTCACATCAAGGCATCTACATCATGcatacacacgcgcacacacacaaaacgacACAGATATCCCCCCTCAAAAAACACGGGACAACTTCTCACCTTGCTGTTACCTACTACACTACCTACAGCCTTCCCCCAACCCACCCTCTGCCCCATCCAAACCTGCTGTATTTAGTCTCTCCTAAagatggaggaatggaggaggaggctgaAACAAGAGGGGTAGGTGGGCTGGTGAAGtggattgttgttgttgtttacaaagAAACCACAGCGCCCGTGTCTTTCTCTCCTCAGCTCTGGCATAGTGAAGTCTGACATTGTACTCTTGTCCAGTCTGTGAAGCTAAATCCTTCGACCACCTGTTACTTACTATATTGGAATCCGTTCAGAAGGAAGGACTGATCACAACAACCCAACGAGAGCCGATTGTCAGGAAAGACAAATGCAGAAAAAGTCTGTTTTACCATGAGgcttgtttttgctgttgtctTATCATTTTGGATTCAGGCACCTGGAGAATCTCCCAAACAAGTGGACGCATGGGCGTGAGGGactaaaggagaaaaagaaatgggCTTGtcagttaccccccccccccccccgagaaaGACAACCAAGGGCTAGTCAAAACAAAGCGGATATGAGACAAAATCAACATAATTCTCCCAAAAAAGTTGGGAGACATTGCACTAAAGTCACAGGTCACCTGTCGTCAAACCCTTACCAgcagtaaagaataaaatactgtagGCAAGCACACATTGGAGCAAGCGCCATGGATGAAGACCCAGCTGGACCACCAAGAACAAACACCCTTTAAGATTTATTAGTGACGAAAACGACACATGTACTCCCATATATGAATCTGCTTCATCtgcattcatttgcattttttaaatagc is part of the Antennarius striatus isolate MH-2024 chromosome 21, ASM4005453v1, whole genome shotgun sequence genome and encodes:
- the LOC137588324 gene encoding speckle-type POZ protein, which produces MSRVPSPPPPAEMSSGPVAESWCYTQIKVVKFSYMWTINNFSFCREEMGEVIKSSTFSSGANDKLKWCLRVNPKGLDEESKDYLSLYLLLVSCPKAEVRAKFKFSILNAKGEETKAMESQRAYRFVQGKDWGFKKFIRRDFLLDEANGLLPDDKLTLFCEVSVVQDSVNISGQNTMNMVKVPDCRLADELGGLWENSRFTDCSLCVAGQEFQAHKAILAARSPVFSAMFEHEMEESKKNRVEINDVEPEVFKEMMCFIYTDKAPNLDKMADDLLAAADKYALERLKVMCEDALCTSLSVENAAEILILADLHSADQLKTQAVDFINYHAAEVMETAGWKSMVASHPHLVAEAYRSLASAQCPFLGPPRKRLKQS